Proteins from one Mauremys mutica isolate MM-2020 ecotype Southern unplaced genomic scaffold, ASM2049712v1 000330F_np12_obj, whole genome shotgun sequence genomic window:
- the LOC123357139 gene encoding vitelline membrane outer layer protein 1-like, with product MDSSLHATLGLVLGCCLWGAWGQEKIHVPNGGMWGTWGEEESCPGNSFAVGFSLKVQLPQLAGDDTALNGIRLLCSNGRTIQSNVGPWGWWGRVKKCPSGQRLTQFRLRVEPCQGLKDDTAANNIEFVCTGGAELRGHGGRRGKWGPQSRSCRRRGICTIATKVEAPQGKGDDTALNDVYFRCCRPETLPTTTTQPPITSTLPPITTTQPPTTTQPPPTPTDEGSGMWLS from the exons ATGGACAGCTCCCTGCACGCCACGCTCGGCCTTGTGCTcggctgctgcctgtggggcgcGTGGGGCCAGGAAAAGATCCATGTTCCCAATGGGGGGATGTGGGGCACGTGGGGTGAGGAAGAGTCCTGCCCCGGCAACAGCTTCGCCGTTGGGTTCTCCCTGAAG GTGCAGCTGCCCCAGCTCGCCGGGGACGACACGGCGCTGAACGGCATCCGGCTGCTCTGCTCCAATGGACGCACCATCCAGTCCAACGTGGGGCC GTGGGGCTGGTGGGGCCGAGTGAAGAAATGCCCCTCGGGGCAGCGGCTGACCCAGTTCCGGCTGCGGGTGGAGCCCTGCCAGGGCCTCAAGGACGACACGGCCGCCAACAACATCGAGTTCGTCTGCACAGGCGGGGCGGAGCTGAGGGGCCACGGGGGGCGCCGGGGCAAGTGGGGCCCCCAGAGCCGCTCCTGCCGCCGTCGGGGCATCTGCACCATCGCCACCAAGGTGGAGGCCCCCCAGGGCAAAGGGGACGACACGGCCCTGAACGACGTCTACTTCAGATGCTGCAGGCCCGAAACCCTGCCCACCACCACAACCCAGCCCCCCATCACCTCAACCCTGCCCCCCATCACCacaacccagccccccaccacaacccagcccccccccacaccaactGATGAAGGCTCTGGGATGTGGTTGTCGTAA
- the LOC123357134 gene encoding vitelline membrane outer layer protein 1-like isoform X1 encodes MDSSLHATLGLVLGCCLWGAWGQEKIEVPNGGMWGTWGEEQSCPGNSFAIGFSLKVELPQLAGDDTALNGIRLRCSDGSTIQSNVGPWGLWGLEKKCPSGQRLTQFRLRVEPCQGLKDDTAANNIEFVCTGGAELKGDGRCWGKWGPQSRSCGPRGICTIATKVEAPQGKGDDTALNDVYFRCCRPETLPTTTASSVIVAGGPRPLPTAP; translated from the exons ATGGACAGCTCCCTGCACGCCACGCTCGGCCTTGTGCTcggctgctgcctgtggggcgcGTGGGGCCAGGAGAAGATTGAAGTTCCCAATGGGGGGATGTGGGGCACGTGGGGCGAGGAGCAGTCCTGCCCCGGCAACAGCTTCGCCATTGGGTTCTCCCTGAAG GTGGAGCTGCCCCAGCTCGCCGGGGACGACACGGCGCTGAACGGCATCCGGCTGCGCTGCTCCGATGGAAGCACCATCCAGTCCAACGTGGGGCC GTGGGGCTTGTGGGGCTTAGAGAAGAAATGCCCCTCGGGGCAGCGGCTGACCCAGTTCCGGCTGCGGGTGGAGCCCTGCCAGGGCCTCAAGGACGACACGGCCGCCAACAACATCGAGTTCGTCTGCACGGGCGGGGCGGAGCTGAAGGGGGACGGGCGGTGCTGGGGCAAGTGGGGCCCCCAGAGCCGCTCCTGCGGCCCACGGGGCATCTGCACCATCGCCACCAAGGTGGAGGCCCCCCAGGGCAAAGGGGACGACACGGCCCTGAACGACGTCTACTTCAGATGCTGCAGGCCCGAAACCCTGCCCACCACCACAGCTTCGTCTGTTATTGTTGCTGGTGGGCCCAGAccgctccccactgccccctag